cATGTAATTTTGTTCTGGCTTTTCAACACCCTAATGTGCAGATATAGAGCATGGAGCATAGATACACATCTCCTCGTTCATCATGTTTATTTCTGTAAAAGGAACCGGAAACATGTAGATCCGTTATTGTCGAATCTGTGAAATAGGTGTAGCGTTAGGCTCGCTGCCctcatttctcttcttttctcttctttccatTCGTCATTTTACGAGTGATTTTTGTTGTCGTCGTGCTTAGAGATCTGCCAGATGAAATTTGTTGGAATATGTTGTgcattcttattttcttttttctgctTCCCCACAACAAGCTTGTGGGGAAGAAAGGTTTTGTAGGCACTgatcattttatttgtttgtttcatcAAGTGCTGAGAGAGGAAGTGTGCTTTTTCAGCAACACCCTGGGGGGGNNNNNNNNNNNNNNNNNNNNNNNNNNNNNNNNNNNNNNNNNNNNNNNNNNNNNNNNNNNNNNNNNNNNNNNNNNNNNNNNNNNNNNNNNNNNNNNNNNNNNNNNNNNNNNNNNNNNNNNNNNNNNNNNNNNNNNNNNNNNNNNNNNNNNNNNNNNNNNNNNNGGGGGGGGGGCGGGGTTTGGATGTGTGCTCGAAGCAGTAGAAACAATAGTTTCGCTTCCccaattattataattattactattatcattattattttatggcCAAATTtcgaaactttttaaaacttagtgtctttctttttatttttgcccTTCAATATATTCATCCTTTCGTTTGAATCTTTTTGTTCCTTTATTTATGTCTATCAGAGCTTTGATATCACTTATGAACTTTATGTCTATGTACGAGAGCCTATTATAGTCAGTATCAcggttttcattttgaggctatataagtcatgtatgttattcattttgaggctatataagtCATGTATGTTACGGATATTTGATCCATCTACTTTCTCTTCAAAATGATTGAATGCACTCTTGAATGCACTCAAACTTGATAACAATTATTTGTAGGAGAAAATATTATTGCGCAAAAGAAGTTGCATGTAATAATGTTTATGTTTTGACCATGTCTAGTTCGAACCAATCTAGGACACTACTAAGATTGTTTACATATGCTCACTTCCTAGGACACTACTAAGATTGTTTACGTATGCTCACGTATGCTCGCTTCCTAAGCGAAcattttgtaacgactcaagggggagtattttcttttcccccccaaaattaaatgaacaaataatACAACATCCACTTTCAAAATGGCTCCTCATCTCCAGCGTCCACTTCTAGTAACCATCTCCGGTGACCACTACTCACTATCGACGACCACTTCTATCAACCATCTACAACGATAACTCGAACAACCATTGCAAGCAACTGCTCCAGTTTCTCCCTACAAACTTAATGTACTGATTTGACATTAATGGAATCGTTTCGAGTGTAAAACAAACTATACAAACTTGCCAtttgaaaaacattaaaaatagaaactcAGAATAAAACCTTGGAAGGATAAAAgacttaaattaaatgaatttaagaGAAGAAACTCATACCTCAACCAGTAGTTTGTTAGGTTCTATTATCTTAAACCATATTTGCCATGTGTAGGAATTGTTGTAATGTTGTTGTAAATAGAAAGGGGGAGTTCTACAAATTATGCTGAGCTAATTCAGTTGCTTCCTTATTCTTCGGACTAAACAGATTCTGTGAAGTACTCCGATTCATACAATGAAGGGCCACTGGAGAAACCTCTATTCACAATTGTATCATTTGATGATAGAATTTATTTGGGATTTTGGTGCCAATTTCTTCATACTATTGGATTCATCAGATCATCACATGGCAAATCCCACAACACAGAGTCTGAACTGAATATACTTGTCCCATTTCTCATCTCTTTTCCACCCTCTGATAGCTCCTCTCTGTGTTCTTCAAGGATTTCATGCAGTTGCCCCTGTTGTTCTCCTCCAGTGCACGTACTCCCCGTACACATGCTCTGGCTCCATGACGGCACATCCCCTTCATTGCCGAACGAGGGCGGCGGGTATTGAAATCCTGACGTTGATGCTGGGAAGCAATTGCTTGTCCCCTCCAAGTTCGTTGTTGTTGCATCAGTAGAATTCCAAGGCTTATATGGAGTGATCAGATCAGACTGTTGAATGGCTCTTGACAAACCAAGTTTGATATTCTCGACAGTACCATCTTTCTCATTTTGATTGTTGTGATTATAAGTTCCTGAGGAACTTCCCGGCGGTACATTGGCCTGTTGGAGCTGGAAGTCAACACACTTCTTAGTAAGAAGGTGAAGCATTTCGTCTTTGAAGCAGCCAAGCGCAGCCTCAGCAAGATGGGCAACTTGTGGAGGGGCTAAAGTGGTGGCGATTTCAGCCATTAGATGGGAAAATGGTTTGTGAGTAACTGGATCAATGCCCATACCTGAtagcttcttcttcagcttAGTGTTCCAGTGATTCTTGACATCATTGTCGGTGCGGCCAGTTAACTGAGCTGCAATCAGAGACCACCTGCGGGGTCGAGATCAGTCATCTTATTTAGTACAAATTCATTTTGATGATTGACAAGCAATGCTGATATGAAGAAGGTGGTGAACCTGTTGCCAACAACAGAATGTAGCTTGACAATAGTTTGCTCTTCCATATCCGAAAATTGGCCATGCTTGAGGTCGGGGCGCAGGTAATTCGTCCAACGTAGCCTGCAGCTCTTCCCACATCTTTGGAGACCTGAATGTCATCGCAGCATTAAGCATTGagtaattaaaatgatttcaAATGTTCTAAAGGGAGAGAGTTATACCAGCATTCTTGGGTATAAGGCGCCAGTTGCGAGTGCCATGCTGAGAAATGTAGGAAGAGAGCTTGTTATCTTCTTCAGGCGTCCACTGTCCTCTCTTAACATTTTCCTTCTCACAGCATGGAATTCTccccatttttctttccttttcttttctta
This portion of the Cucurbita pepo subsp. pepo cultivar mu-cu-16 chromosome LG08, ASM280686v2, whole genome shotgun sequence genome encodes:
- the LOC111800845 gene encoding transcription factor MYB80-like isoform X1, with the translated sequence MGRIPCCEKENVKRGQWTPEEDNKLSSYISQHGTRNWRLIPKNAGLQRCGKSCRLRWTNYLRPDLKHGQFSDMEEQTIVKLHSVVGNRWSLIAAQLTGRTDNDVKNHWNTKLKKKLSGMGIDPVTHKPFSHLMAEIATTLAPPQVAHLAEAALGCFKDEMLHLLTKKCVDFQLQQANVPPGSSSGTYNHNNQNEKDGTVENIKLGLSRAIQQSDLITPYKPWNSTDATTTNLEGTSNCFPASTSGFQYPPPSFGNEGDVPSWSQSMCTGSTCTGGEQQGQLHEILEEHREELSEGGKEMRNGTSIFSSDSVLWDLPCDDLMNPIV
- the LOC111800845 gene encoding transcription factor MYB80-like isoform X2 — encoded protein: MGRIPCCEKENVKRGQWTPEEDNKLSSYISQHGTRNWRLIPKNAGLQRCGKSCRLRWTNYLRPDLKHGQFSDMEEQTIVKLHSVVGNRWSLIAAQLTGRTDNDVKNHWNTKLKKKLSAPPQVAHLAEAALGCFKDEMLHLLTKKCVDFQLQQANVPPGSSSGTYNHNNQNEKDGTVENIKLGLSRAIQQSDLITPYKPWNSTDATTTNLEGTSNCFPASTSGFQYPPPSFGNEGDVPSWSQSMCTGSTCTGGEQQGQLHEILEEHREELSEGGKEMRNGTSIFSSDSVLWDLPCDDLMNPIV